The stretch of DNA TCATTTGCACAGAATAAGGGCAAAATGGGCGGCGATCGGCACACAGACGGCTAAAGCAGCAGCATCCTACGGACTTTCTGTTTCTTATATGCCCGGACGGTTTTCCGCAGAGGATGTTGCCGAAGACATACGAGAAGGATGTTTTCTGCCCGAAAAAGTGCTGATTCCAAAAGGCAGCATGGCGCGCAGCTTAATAGCGGATACCGTTCGTGAGACAGGCAGACAGGCAGATGAATGGATTGTTTATGAAACGTACTTTCCAGCCGATGAGCGGGCACACTTATTAAAGCTGATTCGGACGGAAAAAGTAGATATGATTACATTCACAAGTCCATCTGCTGTCCGGCATTTTATGCAGATTCTGAAGCAGGCACAAGAGCCGCTGCCAAGAACAGATTA from Domibacillus sp. DTU_2020_1001157_1_SI_ALB_TIR_016 encodes:
- a CDS encoding uroporphyrinogen-III synthase, coding for MKPLAGKRIVVTRPRGQAAPFIGKIEEAGGTAYAVPLIAFRAFEDGQEEAILASLHTYDWILFTSKNGVDFFMQKAGHHLHRIRAKWAAIGTQTAKAAASYGLSVSYMPGRFSAEDVAEDIREGCFLPEKVLIPKGSMARSLIADTVRETGRQADEWIVYETYFPADERAHLLKLIRTEKVDMITFTSPSAVRHFMQILKQAQEPLPRTDYGVIGQVTEKAAAACGIPISVCPSVFTIDALVKEMSRFYKE